The sequence below is a genomic window from Dyadobacter chenwenxiniae.
GTTTCAATTTGAGCCGGATTTTTTTGTTTCATGTATTTTTGCTTTACTATTTGGAATAAATTTTTTGTAAACTTTTTTCGGTTCAATAATTTTTAATTATTTCATTATCAAAGCATTAAAAATCTTTTCTGTAAACATTAGTAATTAAAATGAACATTAAAGTTTTAAATGATGTAAATTTATCATTCGACTTTATACAATGTTCTTCATATAAAATTAACATGGAAACAATAAAACCTTCGCACACTGCGCAAACTTACACCACAGACGAGGCGTATCAAGCTTCTCTTCAATACTTTAAAGGCGACGATCTGGCGGCGCGCGTTTGGGTGAATAAATATGCATTGAAAGATTCATACGGTGCGATATATGAAGCGACGCCGGACGACATGCACAGACGCATTGCGAAAGAAATTGCGCGCATAGAGGCAATTTATCCAAACCCACTGAGCGAAGACGAAGTGTTTGATCTGATTAAAGATTTCAAATACATTATTCCGCAAGGAAGCCCCATGACCGGCATTGGCAATCCCTACCAAATTGCGTCGCTATCCAACTGTTTTGTGATCGGCAACAATGGTGCTTCTGACTCATACGGCGGCATTATGAAAATTGATCAGGAGCAAGTGCAGCTGATGAAAAGGCGCGGTGGCGTAGGCCATGACTTGTCGCACATTCGTCCGAAAGGATCGCCTGTGAAAAATTCAGCGCTCACTTCCACTGGCATTGTGCCCTTCATGGAAAGATTTTCGAATTCAACCCGTGAAGTGGCCCAGGATGGTCGCAGAGGCGCATTAATGCTTTCAGTGGCGATCAGGCATCCCGATTCTGAGGATTTTATCAATGCAAAACTGGAACAAGGCAAAGTGACCGGCGCCAATGTTTCTGTCCGCATCGATGATGAATTTATGAGGGCCGTTGAATCCGGCGAGACGTACAAACAGCAATATCCGATCAAAAGCGCAACACCAACGCACATTAAGGACATTGACGCGACGGCTTTGTGGAAGAAAATTGTGCATAATGCGTGGCAGTCGGCTGAACCGGGCATTTTGTTTTGGGACACCATCATTCGCGAGTCTGTGCCCGATTGCTATGCAGATCTGGGTTATGAAACGGTTTCTACCAATCCTTGCGGCGAAATTCCATTGTGTCCGTACGATTCCTGTCGTTTGCTGGCGATCAATTTGTTTTCCTATGTGGACAAGCCTTTCACCAACGCGGCAACATTCAATTGGGATTTGTTCAAAAAGCACGTCGCTGCTGCCCAGCGCATGATGGACGACATTATTGATCTTGAACTAGAAAAAGTGGATGCGATTCTTCAAAAAATCGACGAGGATCCGGAAGATGAAGAGGTGAAAAGAGTGGAGCGCAATCTGTGGCTGAACATTCAAACCAAAGCTAAGGAAGGCAGAAGAACAGGAATCGGCATCACTGCCGAAGGCGATATGCTGGCAGCGCTAGGCCTGCGTTACGGAAGTGACGAAGGGACCGAATTCGCCGTTGAGATACACAAAACCGTTGCGCTTGAAGCTTATCGTGGATCTGTCCATACAGCCAAGGAAAGGGGCGCTTTTGCCATATTTGATTCTGAAAGGGAAAAAAATAACCCGTTCATTCTGAGGTTGAAGGAGGCTGATGCGCAGCTTTATTACGAAATGCTGGAATATGGCCGCCGTAACATTGCCATGCTGACCATTGCGCCAACCGGAACAACGAGCTTAATGTCGCAAACCACGTCGGGCATTGAGCCGGTTTTCCTGCCTGTTTATAAAAGAAGAAGGAAAGTTAATCCAAATGACAAAGACGTCCGGGTGGATTTCGTAGACGAAGTGGGTGATTCCTGGGAAGAATATGTCGTTTTCCACCATCGTTTCAAGGAATGGATGGAGATCAATGGCTTTGATATCAGCAAAAATTACGCGCAGAAAGAACTGGACGATCTTGTAAAAAAATCGCCTTATTACAAAGCGACCTCCAATGATGTGGATTATCTGAAAAAGGTCAAAATGCAGGGCGCAATTCAGAAATGGGTTGACCACTCGATCAGCGTAACCATTAACATGCCCAATGACGTTACCGAAGAATTGGTTGGCGAATGTTATATGGAAGCTTGGAAAGCTGGTTGTAAAGGAGTTACAGTTTATCGCGATGGTTCAAGATCTGGCGTGCTGATCGCAAATACGGAGAAAAAAGAGGAAACCGTTGCCGGTCATGTGCCTTTTCCAACAATCAGACCGCAAATTCTGGAAGCGGATGTTGTTCGTTTTCAGAATAAAAAAGACAAATGGATTGCATTCGTGGGCTTGATCGATAATCAACCTTATGAGATTTTCACAGGTTTAGCCGATGATGAAGATGGCATATTGTTGCCGAGATGGGTTAATGAGGGGGTCATTATCAAAAATCGGGAGGCAGATGGCAGTTCACGTTATGATTTTCAATATAAAAACACCCGGGGTTATAAAACTACTATCGAAGGACTTTCTTACAAGTTCAATCCGGAATATTGGAATTACGCAAAGTTGATTTCCAGCACATTACGTCATGGAATGCAGATCGAGAAGGTCGTGGATCTGATCAGCAGTCTGCAACTGGACGAATCCATTAACACCTGGAAAAATGGCGTAGCCAGAGCATTGAAACAATATATCCCAGACGGAACCGAGGCAAAAAAGCAGAAATGCCAGAATTGTAATTCTACGAACTTGCTATATCAGGAAGGGTGTTTGACTTGCAAGGATTGCGGATCTTCGAAGTGTGGGTGATAGGAGAGACTTTCCAAGTCTTCAAGACTTGGAAAGTCTACACATCGCTTAATGCGTATCCTCTACAACGCCCAGATAATTAAATGGGGAGATTGCGCGCAATTCTTCCCTTATTTTTTCCGAAACATCTAATGTTTCAATAAAGCGCGAAATTGAATCGTGCGTGATTTTTTCGTTGGTCCTTGTTAGTTCTTTCAAGGCCTCGTAAGGTTTTGGGTAACTTTCGCGGCGCAGGATGGTTTGAATCGCTTCTGAAACCACGGCCCAGTTTTCTTCCAGTTCGGCTTTCAGGATCTCTCCGTTGAGCTCCACTTTTCCCAAACCTTTCAGCAATGAATTCAATGCAATGGCCAAATGTGCAAGCGGCACACCGATGTTCCTTAGCACAGTGGAATCAGTCAAGTCACGCTGTAAACGGGAAATCGGAAGTTTACCGGCGAAATGCTCAAATAACGCCGTTGCCAAGCCAAGATTTCCTTCTGAGTTTTCAAAATCGATCGGATTTACCTTGTGCGGCATAGCAGACGAACCCACTTCACCAGCCTTGATTTTTTGTTTGAAATAACCCATTGAAATGTACGTCCACATATCCCGGTTCAAGTCGGTCAGGATCGTGTTCAGTCTTTTCAGGCAGTCAAAAGTGGCGGCGAGGTTATCGTAATGTTCAATTTGCGTCGTGTGGCGGCTTCTTTTTAATCCCAAACCTTCTACAAAATGGTTGGCAAACGCCATCCAATCGTGTTTCGGATAAGCCACGTGATGCGCATTGAAGTTTCCTGTTGCGCCACCGAATTTTGCCGAATGCGGAATTTTATCCAACATTTCCAACTGACGTTCAAGCCTTTCCACGAAAACAAGGAATTCTTTTCCTACACGTGTAGGCGATGCCGGTTGCCCGTGCGTGAATGCCAGCATAGGAACATTTTTCCATTCGATCGACATTCTTTTTAATACAAAAAGAACCTGCCGGAACAATGGTTTGATCTGACGTTCCAGCGCATCTTTCAATGAAAGCGGGATCGCGGTGTTGTTGATATCCTGTGATGTAAGTCCAAAATGGATGAATTCCTGGCAGGATTCAATGCCCAGTTTCTCGAACTGTTCTTTTATAAAATACTCAACGGCCTTAACGTCGTGATTCGTAACTTTTTCTATATCCTTGATATGCAGCGCGTCGTCTTCACTAAAATCCTCATATATCTTGCGCAGGGAAGCATAATGTTTCTTGTCAAACTCCGCTAATTGAGGCAATGGAATTTCGCAAAGCGCAATAAAGTATTCGATCTCCACATAAACTCTGTAATAAATTAGGGCATATTCGGAGAAATAAGCAGAAAGCTCGGATACTTGCTTGTAGTAACGGCCGTCAACGGGAGAGATAGCCGTAAGTTGGTTTAATGACATGATTTTCAATACAAAAATAGATTATTAGGCAAAGTTAGTAGAAATCAGCGTCGAAAATTGGTAAAAAATTTGTGAAATATTCTTTTTAGTATCGATGCCAGAAATTATGAAACTATTCGCATATTCGCTGATCCAACCATATTTGTAACTTATGCAACCTTCACCCTTTCTTGGAGAATTAATTGGTACGATGGTCCTCATTTTATTAGGTAACGGCGTCGTCGCCAATGTTGTTCTCAAACAAACCAAGGGTGAAAATGCCGGATGGATCGTTATTACGGCGGGTTGGGGCTTTGCAGTGATGATCGGAATTTTCACTGCCAATGCTTTTGGAAGTGCAGCTGCGCATCTGAACCCTGCTGTAACCATTGCGTTTGCATTCCTACGTCAGGATTATAGCTTGCTCGCAAGTTACCTTCCCGCGCAATTGATTGGTGCTTTTTTGGGCGCTGTGCTTGTTTGGCTGCAATATTTACCACATTGGAAAGCTACCGAAGACGCAGGCTCCAAGCTGGCTTGTTTTGCTACTGGCCCTGCCATCAGATCTTCCGGTTCCAATTTTGTTAGTGAATTCATTGCTACCATCATCCTGATAGTCGGCGTTGTTGCCATCGGCTATGCCGGCACATCTGATCCCGATAAGGGCGGAATTCCTTCCGGTGTCACTCCATATCTGGTCGGAATGCTTGTTTGGAGCATTGGATTATCATTAGGCGGCACCACGGGTTATGCTATTAATCCGGTCCGGGATTTGGGGCCGAGGATCGCCCATGCTATTTTGCCCATTCCCAATAAGGGCAGCTCAGACTGGTCATATGGCTGGGTCCCCGTGGCGGGCCCCGTTTTAGGAGCCATCGCCGGCGGGTTGATCTTGCGTTTTTTCTATTTCTAATTACTCCACTGTTATTTTTCCGCCACCTGAATAGCTGCGGTATTCGCCTTGATACATCGCATCCGCAGCGGCCGGACCTACGGTAAATGTTCCTTTGGAAACAATGCGGACCTGATAATAGAATGTCTTGGCCACATTATTTGCCGTGGTGAAAAAGTGAATGCGGTCATCACGAATGTCCAGATATTCAGGGCTTGATGCGTTTTTGATCCAGGGCATATCGCGTGGCTCGGTAATTCTTGGGTTTTCAATTTCAAAACCGGATGGCAACATATCGGTTACCACGATGTTCTCGATCGGCAGACCATTTGTGCTGGTTAATGTCAGCTTCACAACAACCAGGTCATTTTGTTTAAATGTCTGAACTGGTGCGCCGTCGCGGGTAAGGAACTGACGGCGAATGCTTAATCCCTGATCCTCCTCCGCGTATGCGCCGCTGGCCGACATGCCTTCAGATTGTGAAAACCAATATAAATCACCCGATCCCTGCGTTTGAATAGCGACTTTCTGGTTGTTTATTCCTTTGGAAACTTTAAGTTCTTTGCCGGTGAATGACGCCAGGTTCTTTCCGTTGGCTGAAACCGTCGCTGTGACTGTTGATCCCGCGGTCTTTTTAGCCAATTTCCCCAGTGCCAAAACTGAGAATGCAGCCTCCTGCGTGTTGAGATAGGCCGCTGATTGAACAGTTTTGGACAATTGACGCGCTAACACAGAGATCTGCGGATTATCCGGATCTGATTCTAAAAGCGTATTTAAAACCAATGACATATTTCGCAATGGAGACGAATAGCTGTTGTCAAAACCCTGCGTGCCGTTTTCAGGTACATATTTTTTAGGCAATAAAGCATTAAAACTTCTGGTGTCGCCTGCCAGCTGAAATGCAGCTGCAAGTAAATATTTAGAATCCAACGTGAGCAAATGGGGGTTTTGCTTGTAATAATTCATAGAAGCGCGGTTCGGCCGGCTATTCAGTGCCAGGACATAAAGCGAATAGATGGCCTCTCTGCGTGCCACCGTTTTGCGGGATTGCGATCCGGGTGACTGCTCACTTCCGTAATTCAAGCTATTTCCTGTGCTCGCTGTCACCACTTCTTTGTTTGCAGTATTTCCGGTTTGTGATTTAAGGTAATCCAATGCCCGGCTGAGCGTTTTTGCATTGATTTCAAAGCCGGCTCTTCTGGCTTCTTCAAGGAAATGAGCGGCATATGCCGTTGCCCACCAATCTTCCTGCGTGGCGCCGGGCCACATGCCCAAGCCGCCATTAAACAATTGCAGCGATTCCACTTTCCTGATCGCTTGTTGCACATTCGTCATGGGATTGAAGTCGCTGGCGCCACTTTTGACCGTGTAAACCGGCGCGGCCATCGCTTTGGTAAGATCAGCAAAGTAAATCTGAGGAAAAGCCTTTGAAACAGTCTGTTCCAGGCAGCCATAAGGATAACCAAGCAATGTAGAAAGCGCTTTCCCGCCGCCCTGCACCAACGGTGACCGGCTCAAAACAATCTGACTTCTGGTGGTCGAGGGAATGAATGTGGAGGAAAGATTAATGAACCCAGATTTACCAGCCGCAATCTGACCCGAATTACTCGATTTTAAAAGAGGCGATGCCGGACGAACTGTAATGTTTGTTTGATTTGTGAAAGTCTCGCCAAATGCCGAAACCTTTACCGTAATGTTCGCAAGTCCGATGGATGGCAGGGCTTTCACGGAGAAAACGGCACGTGCTTCTTTGCCAGGCAAGATCGTCATCTTTTGGATCAAAGGAACCGCTCCTGAGGCAAGCGGGCCACTTAGTTGCACGGAGACGGTTGCATTCGCAGCTTTGTTTTCTGTATTGCTAATGTTAACGGGCAATGTCAGTTCGTCGCCTGGACTCAAAAATCTGGGTAAACCTGCGCTGATCACCACCGGATCCGCCACTTTCATATTTTTGGTTGCTGAACCAAACGCATTGTCTTTATAAGCCACAGCCATAATCCTGAGATCACCGCTAAATTGCGGCAGATTGACGTCAAACGTGACTTCACCACTGCTATTGGCGGTTAATAAGCCGCTCCAAAAGGAAACCAGTTCTGTCCGGCCATTACTCAGAGGATTAATCCTTCTTTCCAGATCATAACCATCGCCACCAAAGCTGGAAGAACCGCTTATGGTAAGTTCAGGAAACAATTGAGCGTATAGATCGTGTGTGGTTACTTCCAGGGCACATTTCTGATAAAAATGGCCATGAATGTCCGGCGTTTTGGAGTTCTTAATCTGTAAAATGCCTTCGTCCACAACCGCCAGCGTAACCTGCGCATTAGGCGAGGTCTTAATTTTGATTTGTTGTTTTGTCTTAGATCTGGATTTTTCAATCGCCGTTATGGCAATGGGCAGCTTTCTGTGAGGATCTTCTACGAGGATTGGTGTGAATCCGTGCGCAACGGTGAGCGGCATGTCCGTGGTGTCGAACGGGCGGATTAACGTGGCGGTGATAAAGACATTGGGTAAATGTTCTTCTTTCAACTTTAATGTTAATTCCGCAGCCTTTTTCTCAGTCTTTAAAATATGCTGTTCGAGCACATTATTGCGCTCGACCGTGACCAGAAGTTTCCCGTCAAAAGGTGTTTTAAACAAAACTTTGGCCGATTCTCCAACCTTATAATTGCTTTTATCCGTTTCCATCAGCACGCGTCCCTCATTACTCACTTCAAATGAAGAATACTGCGTGTAACCGTAGCCGTACGCA
It includes:
- a CDS encoding MIP/aquaporin family protein — its product is MQPSPFLGELIGTMVLILLGNGVVANVVLKQTKGENAGWIVITAGWGFAVMIGIFTANAFGSAAAHLNPAVTIAFAFLRQDYSLLASYLPAQLIGAFLGAVLVWLQYLPHWKATEDAGSKLACFATGPAIRSSGSNFVSEFIATIILIVGVVAIGYAGTSDPDKGGIPSGVTPYLVGMLVWSIGLSLGGTTGYAINPVRDLGPRIAHAILPIPNKGSSDWSYGWVPVAGPVLGAIAGGLILRFFYF
- a CDS encoding adenosylcobalamin-dependent ribonucleoside-diphosphate reductase, with the translated sequence METIKPSHTAQTYTTDEAYQASLQYFKGDDLAARVWVNKYALKDSYGAIYEATPDDMHRRIAKEIARIEAIYPNPLSEDEVFDLIKDFKYIIPQGSPMTGIGNPYQIASLSNCFVIGNNGASDSYGGIMKIDQEQVQLMKRRGGVGHDLSHIRPKGSPVKNSALTSTGIVPFMERFSNSTREVAQDGRRGALMLSVAIRHPDSEDFINAKLEQGKVTGANVSVRIDDEFMRAVESGETYKQQYPIKSATPTHIKDIDATALWKKIVHNAWQSAEPGILFWDTIIRESVPDCYADLGYETVSTNPCGEIPLCPYDSCRLLAINLFSYVDKPFTNAATFNWDLFKKHVAAAQRMMDDIIDLELEKVDAILQKIDEDPEDEEVKRVERNLWLNIQTKAKEGRRTGIGITAEGDMLAALGLRYGSDEGTEFAVEIHKTVALEAYRGSVHTAKERGAFAIFDSEREKNNPFILRLKEADAQLYYEMLEYGRRNIAMLTIAPTGTTSLMSQTTSGIEPVFLPVYKRRRKVNPNDKDVRVDFVDEVGDSWEEYVVFHHRFKEWMEINGFDISKNYAQKELDDLVKKSPYYKATSNDVDYLKKVKMQGAIQKWVDHSISVTINMPNDVTEELVGECYMEAWKAGCKGVTVYRDGSRSGVLIANTEKKEETVAGHVPFPTIRPQILEADVVRFQNKKDKWIAFVGLIDNQPYEIFTGLADDEDGILLPRWVNEGVIIKNREADGSSRYDFQYKNTRGYKTTIEGLSYKFNPEYWNYAKLISSTLRHGMQIEKVVDLISSLQLDESINTWKNGVARALKQYIPDGTEAKKQKCQNCNSTNLLYQEGCLTCKDCGSSKCG
- the purB gene encoding adenylosuccinate lyase yields the protein MSLNQLTAISPVDGRYYKQVSELSAYFSEYALIYYRVYVEIEYFIALCEIPLPQLAEFDKKHYASLRKIYEDFSEDDALHIKDIEKVTNHDVKAVEYFIKEQFEKLGIESCQEFIHFGLTSQDINNTAIPLSLKDALERQIKPLFRQVLFVLKRMSIEWKNVPMLAFTHGQPASPTRVGKEFLVFVERLERQLEMLDKIPHSAKFGGATGNFNAHHVAYPKHDWMAFANHFVEGLGLKRSRHTTQIEHYDNLAATFDCLKRLNTILTDLNRDMWTYISMGYFKQKIKAGEVGSSAMPHKVNPIDFENSEGNLGLATALFEHFAGKLPISRLQRDLTDSTVLRNIGVPLAHLAIALNSLLKGLGKVELNGEILKAELEENWAVVSEAIQTILRRESYPKPYEALKELTRTNEKITHDSISRFIETLDVSEKIREELRAISPFNYLGVVEDTH